In one window of Ruminococcus hominis DNA:
- the xdhC gene encoding xanthine dehydrogenase subunit XdhC gives MSKQYKLLSCTINGKKVEKMIDVRASLTDVLRDDFRMTSVKKGCEVGECGACNVIIDGECFNSCIYLAVWAEGKEILTLEGLAGPNGELSDIQQAFIDEAAVQCGFCTPGCIMSATEILNAKREFSDDEIRKLMSGHLCRCTGYENILRAVKKTMLRRLGKNEEADAI, from the coding sequence ATGAGTAAGCAGTATAAATTACTTTCTTGTACGATCAATGGAAAGAAAGTTGAGAAGATGATCGATGTCCGTGCTTCGCTTACGGACGTACTTCGAGATGATTTTCGAATGACCAGTGTAAAAAAAGGATGTGAAGTAGGGGAATGCGGAGCGTGTAATGTTATTATTGACGGCGAATGCTTTAACTCTTGCATTTATCTGGCAGTTTGGGCTGAAGGAAAAGAAATTCTTACATTGGAAGGACTTGCAGGACCGAATGGCGAATTATCTGACATCCAGCAGGCATTTATAGATGAAGCAGCTGTGCAGTGTGGGTTCTGTACACCGGGATGTATTATGAGTGCAACTGAAATTTTGAATGCAAAAAGAGAGTTTTCTGATGATGAAATACGAAAATTAATGTCAGGACACTTGTGCAGGTGTACAGGATATGAGAATATATTAAGAGCGGTGAAGAAGACAATGCTGCGAAGACTAGGAAAAAATGAAGAGGCGGATGCAATTTAG
- a CDS encoding sugar phosphate isomerase/epimerase family protein, translating into MANKLPVGIQVYGLRDLLENTPENFKNVMQKIKEMGYDGVELAGLYGLEPENVKAILDEVGLIPISAHVAFAEMMDNLDQILKDYSTIGVKYLVMPYMAEEYRPVNPEGFESFLPLLNEVGKKIHDAGMTFLYHNHDFEFVKLPDGRWGYDAMFEAIPHDHLMSELDTCWCDVATGEAPEFVEKYTDRIPVVHLKDYIKKGEVKNMYKLIGIDTEEEEGDTGYFGFRPVGFGQMIWEPVLDASIKANANWVIVEQDEHYEMDPLECARRSREYLKILGW; encoded by the coding sequence ATGGCTAACAAACTTCCAGTTGGAATACAGGTTTATGGTTTAAGAGATCTTCTGGAAAACACTCCGGAAAATTTTAAGAATGTGATGCAGAAAATTAAAGAGATGGGATATGACGGTGTGGAACTTGCTGGATTGTATGGTCTGGAACCAGAGAACGTAAAAGCAATTCTTGATGAGGTTGGACTTATACCAATCAGTGCACACGTTGCATTTGCAGAGATGATGGATAACTTAGATCAGATTCTCAAGGATTATTCTACAATCGGTGTGAAATATCTGGTTATGCCTTACATGGCAGAAGAATATCGTCCGGTTAATCCAGAAGGATTTGAGAGCTTCCTTCCACTTTTAAATGAAGTAGGAAAGAAAATTCATGATGCAGGAATGACATTCTTGTATCACAACCATGATTTCGAATTTGTAAAACTTCCAGACGGAAGATGGGGATATGATGCAATGTTCGAAGCAATTCCTCATGACCATCTGATGTCAGAATTAGATACTTGCTGGTGTGATGTTGCAACAGGAGAGGCACCAGAATTCGTAGAAAAATATACAGATCGTATTCCAGTTGTACATTTGAAAGACTACATCAAAAAAGGTGAAGTTAAAAATATGTACAAACTGATCGGTATCGACACAGAGGAAGAAGAAGGAGATACAGGATACTTCGGATTCCGTCCAGTAGGATTTGGACAGATGATCTGGGAGCCGGTATTAGATGCTTCTATTAAAGCAAATGCAAACTGGGTTATCGTAGAGCAGGATGAGCATTACGAAATGGATCCATTGGAATGTGCAAGAAGAAGCCGTGAATATCTGAAAATCTTAGGATGGTAG
- a CDS encoding uracil-xanthine permease family protein, giving the protein MKVNKEENITTVSEENIYKLNGRVPLNKAIPFGLQHVLAMFVSNLAPVLIVCSAALVRGTGDHLTAVEITRLLQCAMFVAGIGTCLQLYPIWKIGSKLPIVMGVSFTFLGSLLMICTNPDLGYEGMVGAVILGGIFEGLVGLSAQYWKKYLTPIVSACVVVAIGLSLLPVGMNSWGGGSGSETFGAWYHLFIGAVTLLICLVSSYLLKGVYKNLNVLVGLVGGYILSAIFTVTGIAPMIDFSGIAKTIEEVGFVSIPRLVFFTSHKPVFNLGAFFTIAIVFLVSAAETTGATTAIAKGALDRDLKMEELQGSLAVDGFSSAISGCFGCLPLTSFSQNVGLVTMTGVINRFTILMGAIILILASLFPPLGAFFNSLPQAVLGGCTVMMFGSIMYEGVKMMKDCEFNNRTMIIVSLAFCVGVGLTQTDGNFFAAFPAAVGDIFNGNAVAGVFVVSLLLSLFLPKHTGETEE; this is encoded by the coding sequence ATGAAAGTTAATAAAGAGGAAAATATCACCACAGTAAGTGAAGAGAATATTTACAAGTTAAACGGACGAGTTCCACTTAATAAAGCAATTCCGTTTGGATTGCAGCATGTATTGGCTATGTTTGTATCGAACTTAGCCCCTGTATTGATTGTATGTAGTGCAGCTCTTGTGAGGGGGACAGGAGATCATCTGACTGCGGTAGAGATTACAAGATTATTGCAGTGTGCAATGTTTGTAGCGGGTATAGGTACTTGTTTACAGTTATATCCGATATGGAAAATCGGTTCCAAACTGCCAATCGTTATGGGAGTTAGTTTTACATTCCTTGGAAGCCTGTTAATGATCTGTACGAATCCTGATCTTGGATATGAAGGTATGGTTGGAGCAGTTATCCTCGGTGGTATTTTTGAAGGTTTGGTCGGACTCAGTGCACAGTATTGGAAAAAATATCTGACACCAATCGTATCTGCCTGCGTAGTAGTTGCAATAGGATTGTCTTTGCTTCCTGTTGGAATGAACTCATGGGGAGGTGGAAGCGGCTCAGAAACATTTGGTGCATGGTACCATTTGTTTATCGGAGCTGTAACATTACTGATTTGTCTGGTATCTAGTTACTTATTAAAAGGTGTGTATAAGAACCTGAATGTTCTGGTAGGATTAGTTGGAGGTTACATATTATCTGCAATTTTTACAGTTACAGGAATTGCTCCGATGATCGACTTTTCAGGAATTGCAAAAACAATTGAAGAGGTTGGTTTTGTAAGTATTCCAAGACTTGTGTTCTTCACAAGCCACAAGCCGGTATTTAATCTTGGTGCATTCTTTACAATTGCAATCGTGTTCCTTGTATCTGCTGCGGAGACAACAGGTGCAACAACAGCAATAGCAAAAGGTGCATTGGACAGAGATTTAAAAATGGAAGAATTGCAGGGGTCTCTTGCAGTTGATGGATTTTCAAGTGCGATTTCAGGATGCTTTGGATGTCTTCCGCTTACATCTTTCAGCCAGAATGTCGGATTGGTAACAATGACAGGCGTTATTAACCGTTTTACAATCTTAATGGGAGCAATTATTTTGATTTTAGCATCATTATTCCCACCACTTGGAGCATTCTTTAACTCACTTCCACAGGCAGTACTTGGCGGATGTACAGTTATGATGTTCGGATCTATCATGTATGAAGGTGTGAAGATGATGAAGGATTGTGAATTCAACAACAGAACAATGATCATTGTATCACTTGCATTCTGTGTTGGTGTTGGTTTAACTCAGACAGATGGAAACTTCTTTGCTGCATTCCCGGCAGCAGTAGGTGATATCTTTAATGGAAATGCAGTTGCAGGAGTATTTGTGGTATCATTACTTCTCAGCTTGTTCTTGCCGAAACATACAGGGGAAACAGAAGAATAA
- the xdhB gene encoding xanthine dehydrogenase subunit XdhB: protein MYDIKALYEAENVEEAIRLLQEHPEAQIIAGGSDVLVQMREGKRAGKELVSIYMIDEMRGVSYEEDDAIRIGSLTSFSHITKDPIIQKHINVLGEAVDMVGGPQIRNIGTIGGNTCNGVTSADSASTLHAWDAVVEITGPEGVRRIPIKDFYIKAGVVDLKPAEIQTAIIIPKESYEGYYGHYIKYAMRNAMDIATTGCSVNVKLSEDKKTIEDVRIAYGVAGPVPMRAPSAEQVAKGKPVTKEVVEEFAKAVLEDINPRDSWRAAKDFRQHIAVVLAKRALTESIRLAGGEIDE, encoded by the coding sequence ATGTACGATATTAAAGCGTTATATGAAGCAGAAAATGTAGAAGAGGCGATCAGACTTTTACAGGAACATCCAGAAGCACAGATCATTGCAGGGGGAAGCGATGTACTTGTGCAGATGAGAGAAGGAAAAAGAGCAGGAAAAGAACTGGTCAGCATTTATATGATCGATGAAATGAGAGGAGTTTCATACGAAGAGGACGATGCAATCCGTATCGGTTCGCTTACCAGCTTTTCACATATTACAAAAGATCCGATTATTCAGAAACATATCAATGTACTTGGGGAAGCAGTTGATATGGTAGGAGGACCACAAATCCGAAATATAGGAACAATCGGTGGAAATACATGTAATGGTGTAACTTCTGCGGATTCAGCATCGACACTTCATGCATGGGATGCTGTGGTAGAAATAACAGGACCGGAAGGTGTACGTAGAATACCGATTAAAGATTTTTACATAAAAGCAGGAGTTGTAGACCTGAAACCAGCAGAAATTCAGACAGCAATTATTATACCGAAAGAATCATATGAAGGTTATTATGGACATTATATTAAATATGCTATGAGAAATGCCATGGATATTGCAACTACAGGTTGTTCGGTTAATGTAAAACTGTCCGAAGATAAAAAAACAATTGAGGATGTCAGAATTGCATATGGTGTTGCGGGTCCGGTGCCAATGAGAGCACCATCAGCAGAGCAGGTTGCAAAGGGAAAACCAGTAACAAAAGAAGTTGTTGAAGAATTTGCAAAAGCTGTATTAGAAGACATTAATCCACGAGACAGCTGGAGAGCTGCTAAGGATTTCCGTCAGCATATCGCAGTTGTTCTTGCTAAGAGAGCGTTGACAGAATCAATTCGACTGGCAGGAGGTGAAATAGATGAGTAA